The following coding sequences are from one Geodermatophilus normandii window:
- a CDS encoding sugar phosphate isomerase/epimerase family protein, giving the protein MGWTKWSYMDHWVTETPQGPQPPQFNRAYMDRYVKQLSALGFTGFDTFFFYLHALGGMYGSVPGFERFLQDNGFDKITGIFSAYPNATRYTAPHVRETHDRIVADCTNTLRACEGLTGVENFIVMPTSTYFQTEPVTDDTIKVVADLWNRVGRLTLEHGMRTTCHFEFWGAIRTREQLDTFFRHTDPEYVFFFCDTAQHTIAGVDPVQVFRDYADRCTGFHFKDTRTVDEHEAYRTPPDPELMAPGVDRWFYPMGEGGLVDFPSLMKEIVRSGYDGWLTVEHDKAELGGGTYAEATAVAKWYIDNVLAEAQAEAEAEVAAR; this is encoded by the coding sequence GTGGGGTGGACGAAGTGGTCCTACATGGACCACTGGGTGACGGAGACGCCGCAGGGGCCGCAGCCCCCGCAGTTCAACCGCGCCTACATGGACCGGTACGTCAAGCAGCTGTCGGCTCTCGGGTTCACGGGCTTCGACACCTTCTTCTTCTACCTGCACGCGCTCGGCGGGATGTACGGCTCCGTGCCCGGCTTCGAGCGGTTCCTGCAGGACAACGGGTTCGACAAGATCACCGGGATCTTCTCCGCGTACCCGAACGCGACGAGGTACACCGCACCGCACGTGCGCGAGACGCACGACCGGATCGTCGCCGACTGCACGAACACGCTGCGCGCGTGCGAGGGCCTGACCGGCGTGGAGAACTTCATCGTCATGCCGACGTCCACCTACTTCCAGACCGAGCCGGTCACCGACGACACCATCAAGGTCGTCGCCGACCTGTGGAACCGGGTCGGCCGGCTGACGCTCGAGCACGGCATGAGGACGACCTGCCACTTCGAGTTCTGGGGCGCGATCCGCACCCGCGAGCAGCTCGACACGTTCTTCCGCCACACCGACCCGGAGTACGTCTTCTTCTTCTGCGACACCGCGCAGCACACGATCGCCGGCGTCGACCCGGTCCAGGTGTTCCGCGACTACGCCGACCGGTGCACCGGCTTCCACTTCAAGGACACCCGGACCGTCGACGAGCACGAGGCGTACCGGACCCCGCCGGACCCGGAGCTGATGGCGCCGGGCGTGGACCGCTGGTTCTACCCGATGGGCGAGGGGGGTCTGGTCGACTTCCCCTCCCTGATGAAGGAGATCGTGCGCTCCGGGTACGACGGCTGGCTGACCGTCGAGCACGACAAGGCCGAACTCGGCGGCGGCACCTACGCCGAGGCCACCGCCGTCGCCAAGTGGTACATCG
- a CDS encoding MFS transporter, which translates to MDTTLPAAAPVEAPPRRPGALLAIACAAQFIAVLDTSIVNVALPPMQESLGLSATGLQWVVSSYTLTFAGFLLLGGRLGDLFGRKRAFLGGLLLFAAASLAGGLAQEGWQLVAARFVQGLGGAVLVPTTLSLVTTGFADARARARALSLLTAAAASGSALGGVIGGLLTGLLSWRWVLFVNVPLCAVLAAVAAWALRGRSPDHARGRLDLPGSVSVTAATALLVSAVILGEERGWASGPALSCLAGAAVLGVLFVLAERRAAEPVVPLAVFRVRPVTVANGLSALTGGVLPAMMFFLVLYLQQVLDLDPLTAGLVLAPGAVGIALGARLSSRAIERIGPRRLFQLGTLVAAGALVWLSRIDGGGSYWWHVVVPMTLAMAGFGAAGLPLTVTATTGLGPGQAGLASGLLSTSRQVGSAIGLAALVAVASSVVGDTATDGFRAGLLVGAGLQLVACLAALALPREAHHRR; encoded by the coding sequence GTGGACACCACACTCCCCGCGGCGGCGCCCGTCGAGGCGCCGCCGCGGCGGCCGGGCGCGCTGCTCGCGATCGCCTGCGCCGCCCAGTTCATCGCCGTCCTCGACACCTCGATCGTCAACGTCGCGCTGCCGCCGATGCAGGAGAGCCTCGGGCTCTCGGCGACCGGGCTGCAGTGGGTGGTGAGCAGCTACACGCTCACCTTCGCCGGCTTCCTGCTGCTCGGCGGGCGGCTGGGCGACCTGTTCGGCCGCAAGCGGGCGTTCCTCGGTGGCCTCCTGCTCTTCGCCGCGGCCAGCCTGGCCGGCGGTCTGGCCCAGGAGGGCTGGCAGCTGGTCGCCGCCCGCTTCGTCCAGGGGCTCGGGGGAGCGGTCCTGGTGCCCACGACGCTCAGCCTCGTCACGACGGGCTTCGCCGACGCCCGCGCCCGCGCCCGGGCGCTGAGCCTGCTCACCGCGGCGGCGGCCTCCGGCAGCGCGCTCGGCGGCGTCATCGGCGGTCTGCTGACCGGCCTGCTGAGCTGGCGGTGGGTCCTGTTCGTGAACGTCCCGCTGTGCGCGGTGCTGGCCGCCGTCGCCGCCTGGGCGCTGCGCGGCCGGTCGCCCGACCACGCGCGCGGGCGGCTCGACCTGCCCGGATCGGTGTCGGTCACCGCCGCCACCGCGCTGCTCGTGTCGGCGGTGATCCTCGGCGAGGAGCGGGGATGGGCGTCGGGCCCCGCCCTGTCCTGCCTGGCGGGTGCGGCGGTGCTCGGCGTGCTGTTCGTGCTCGCCGAGCGCCGGGCGGCCGAGCCCGTCGTCCCGCTGGCGGTGTTCCGCGTCCGGCCGGTGACCGTGGCCAACGGGCTGTCCGCGCTGACCGGTGGGGTCCTCCCGGCCATGATGTTCTTCCTGGTGCTGTACCTGCAGCAGGTGCTGGACCTCGACCCGCTGACGGCCGGGCTCGTCCTGGCCCCCGGCGCGGTCGGGATCGCGCTGGGCGCCCGGCTGAGCTCACGGGCGATCGAGCGGATCGGGCCGCGCCGGCTGTTCCAGCTCGGCACGCTGGTCGCGGCCGGCGCCCTGGTGTGGCTCTCGCGGATCGACGGCGGCGGCTCCTACTGGTGGCACGTCGTGGTGCCGATGACGCTGGCCATGGCGGGGTTCGGTGCCGCCGGGCTCCCGCTCACGGTCACCGCCACCACCGGCCTGGGTCCGGGGCAGGCGGGGCTGGCCTCGGGCCTGCTCTCGACCTCTCGCCAGGTGGGCAGCGCCATCGGGCTGGCGGCGCTGGTGGCGGTCGCCAGCTCGGTCGTCGGCGACACGGCGACCGACGGGTTCCGCGCCGGCCTGCTCGTCGGCGCGGGACTGCAGCTGGTCGCCTGCCTCGCCGCCCTGGCCCTGCCCCGCGAGGCGCATCACCGCCGCTGA
- a CDS encoding nuclear transport factor 2 family protein: MTTTDETQALEQRLAALEERLAAAELTATRAQDRGAVENVFNRYMHYHNAYQDERIIDELWVKPGTPDIWSRYNNVGVYTTYESVTAYHRGRPKPIGKLLFHYTSTPVVEVGADGQTAKGIWIMAGLESGLMDPEVAKGVPPWVLSGGDVDGKPVWAHWVWCKYGVDFVKQDGEWRIWHFRCYEVARAPFNRDWISFAKDNQESHDSQLAWFGDDGVPVFLPPVDEPVTTTDHHPYANDRVQTLDPEPPVPYTQFEDTFR, translated from the coding sequence ATGACCACCACCGACGAGACACAGGCGCTCGAGCAGCGCCTGGCAGCACTGGAGGAGCGGCTCGCCGCCGCCGAGCTGACCGCCACCCGTGCGCAGGACCGCGGCGCGGTCGAGAACGTCTTCAACCGGTACATGCACTACCACAACGCCTACCAGGACGAGCGGATCATCGACGAGCTCTGGGTGAAGCCCGGGACGCCGGACATCTGGTCGCGGTACAACAACGTCGGCGTCTACACGACCTACGAGTCGGTGACCGCCTACCACCGCGGCCGCCCCAAGCCGATCGGCAAGCTGCTGTTCCACTACACGAGCACGCCGGTCGTCGAGGTCGGTGCCGACGGGCAGACCGCCAAGGGCATCTGGATCATGGCCGGCCTGGAGTCCGGTCTCATGGACCCGGAGGTCGCCAAGGGCGTCCCGCCGTGGGTCCTGTCCGGCGGTGACGTCGACGGCAAGCCGGTGTGGGCGCACTGGGTGTGGTGCAAGTACGGCGTCGACTTCGTCAAGCAGGACGGCGAGTGGCGGATCTGGCACTTCCGCTGCTACGAGGTCGCCCGGGCCCCCTTCAACCGCGACTGGATCAGCTTCGCCAAGGACAACCAGGAGAGCCACGACTCGCAGCTGGCGTGGTTCGGCGACGACGGCGTCCCGGTGTTCCTGCCGCCGGTGGACGAGCCGGTGACGACGACGGACCACCACCCGTACGCCAACGACAGGGTCCAGACGCTCGACCCCGAGCCGCCGGTGCCGTACACGCAGTTCGAGGACACCTTCCGGTAA
- a CDS encoding C-glycoside deglycosidase beta subunit domain-containing protein: MTVLEFPIIQGRGFRNVVEDGRVTGFSFRLRNPNYRGGPASLLDGIEVVVDGERIPDHVPLWTLQGRTFTRDELRASTDVRWQLDEPATITVPKPGGLSVGVHRLEATVYLRRSYFPPPIARSEFAITGSGVIVPPVPDGGLRYCVSTYSYTGDVYTSMTLEDVFADIADLGATGIEILGEGNLPDYPSPDPAWIDSWHGLVARYGLTPTNFGSWVDTTRFHGRDLTAEEGAEQLQQDLRLAKELGFTSVRPKFGVVSWDLDPHPIWEQVVERSLDLAADLDVVICPEIHSPTPIDHPVTQGYVDFIEKTGTEHFKLLIDTGIFQTAVVREAAESLGTDDEEDVPPPLRPLRVPMSDLVEVLPHTHFIQAKFFEIDDSLHDLHVPWGEIVPTLEDAGWSGWLSSEYEGRREPYRGRDQVRRQHALLRSLQKGHG; this comes from the coding sequence ATGACCGTGCTCGAGTTCCCGATCATCCAGGGGCGGGGCTTCCGCAACGTCGTCGAGGACGGCCGGGTCACCGGTTTCTCCTTCCGGCTGCGCAACCCCAACTACCGCGGCGGCCCCGCCAGCCTCCTCGACGGCATCGAGGTCGTCGTCGACGGCGAGCGGATCCCCGACCACGTGCCGCTGTGGACGCTGCAGGGCCGCACCTTCACCCGCGACGAGCTGCGGGCCTCGACCGACGTCCGCTGGCAGCTCGACGAGCCGGCCACCATCACCGTGCCGAAGCCCGGCGGCCTGTCCGTCGGCGTCCACCGCCTCGAGGCGACGGTCTACCTGCGGCGCTCGTACTTCCCACCGCCGATCGCCCGGTCGGAGTTCGCGATCACCGGCTCGGGCGTGATCGTCCCGCCGGTGCCCGACGGCGGCCTGCGGTACTGCGTCTCGACCTACAGCTACACCGGCGACGTGTACACGTCGATGACCCTCGAGGACGTCTTCGCCGACATCGCCGACCTCGGCGCCACCGGCATCGAGATCCTCGGTGAGGGCAACCTGCCGGACTACCCGTCGCCCGACCCGGCCTGGATCGACTCCTGGCACGGGCTGGTCGCCCGGTACGGCCTCACGCCCACGAACTTCGGCTCCTGGGTCGACACCACCCGCTTCCACGGCCGCGACCTCACCGCGGAGGAGGGCGCCGAGCAGCTCCAGCAGGACCTGCGGCTGGCCAAGGAGCTCGGCTTCACCTCGGTGCGCCCGAAGTTCGGCGTCGTCTCCTGGGACCTCGACCCGCACCCCATCTGGGAGCAGGTCGTCGAGCGCTCGCTCGACCTGGCCGCCGACCTCGACGTCGTCATCTGCCCGGAGATCCACTCGCCGACACCGATCGACCACCCCGTCACCCAGGGCTACGTCGACTTCATCGAGAAGACCGGCACCGAGCACTTCAAGCTGCTCATCGACACCGGCATCTTCCAGACCGCCGTCGTCCGCGAGGCCGCGGAGAGCCTCGGCACGGACGACGAGGAGGACGTGCCGCCGCCGCTGCGCCCGCTGCGCGTCCCCATGTCCGACCTCGTCGAGGTCCTGCCGCACACGCACTTCATCCAGGCCAAGTTCTTCGAGATCGACGACTCGCTGCACGACCTGCACGTCCCGTGGGGCGAGATCGTCCCGACCCTGGAGGACGCCGGCTGGAGCGGCTGGCTGTCCAGCGAGTACGAGGGACGGCGGGAGCCCTACCGCGGCCGCGACCAGGTGCGTCGACAGCACGCCCTGCTGCGCTCGCTGCAGAAGGGCCACGGCTGA
- a CDS encoding GMC oxidoreductase produces MTPRVLVVGSGPTGATYARLLLEQVPDVDVLMVEAGPVVTRPLGMNVKNVPDPEEQAAARLASQGRSHESGVSGIPGGVVVEGTITARQGTHLIGRAADGSPGMPAAAGATCVGGQGVHWTCATPAPTGPERVPFIEDADWEQLLAVAESLLHVHRPSFDGAPQAAAILERIRDEFAPDGITVRPLPVAADPRADGSLRWSGTDVVLDGVPDDGRFTLRPETLCVRVLRDGDRAVGAVLRDLRTGAEEEVRADVVVLAADALRTPQLLWASGIRPEALGRYLTEHPLLFGVVAVREDVLPPREDSAGPVDPIRAIIAIPFDEEHGHPYSAQMMFSPVSPAPLPEGSRFRDNPAGYVGMGWGIRKRPRPEDRLTFEDDAPDENGLPGIRIAYELTDLEEADFERARKHQARAAAALGEFVDGMPKVMPAGSSLHYMGTVRMGETDDGTSVCDPWSRVWGVPGLVLAGNGLIPTANSMNPTLTSVALAVRGATALATGLREGA; encoded by the coding sequence ATGACCCCCCGAGTACTGGTCGTCGGCAGCGGGCCGACCGGAGCCACCTACGCCCGGCTGCTCCTGGAGCAGGTCCCGGACGTCGACGTCCTCATGGTCGAGGCGGGGCCGGTCGTGACCCGGCCGCTCGGCATGAACGTCAAGAACGTCCCGGACCCGGAGGAGCAGGCGGCGGCGCGACTGGCCTCGCAGGGCCGGTCGCACGAGAGCGGCGTCTCCGGCATCCCGGGCGGCGTGGTCGTCGAGGGGACGATCACCGCGCGGCAGGGCACCCACCTCATCGGCCGGGCCGCCGACGGTTCACCGGGCATGCCCGCGGCGGCCGGCGCGACCTGCGTCGGCGGCCAGGGCGTGCACTGGACCTGCGCCACGCCCGCCCCCACCGGGCCGGAGCGCGTCCCCTTCATCGAGGACGCGGACTGGGAGCAGCTCCTCGCCGTCGCGGAGTCGCTGCTGCACGTCCACCGGCCGTCCTTCGACGGCGCGCCCCAGGCCGCGGCGATCCTGGAGCGGATCCGCGACGAGTTCGCGCCCGACGGCATCACGGTGCGCCCCCTGCCGGTGGCCGCCGACCCCCGGGCGGACGGCTCCCTGCGGTGGAGCGGCACCGACGTCGTCCTCGACGGCGTGCCCGACGACGGCAGGTTCACCCTGCGCCCCGAGACGCTGTGCGTGCGGGTGCTCCGGGACGGCGACCGCGCCGTCGGCGCCGTGCTGCGCGACCTGCGCACCGGCGCGGAGGAGGAGGTCCGGGCCGACGTCGTCGTCCTGGCCGCCGACGCGCTGCGCACCCCGCAGCTGCTGTGGGCCTCCGGCATCCGCCCCGAGGCGCTGGGCCGGTACCTGACCGAGCACCCGCTGCTCTTCGGCGTGGTGGCGGTGCGGGAGGACGTCCTGCCGCCGCGGGAGGACTCCGCCGGGCCGGTCGACCCGATCCGGGCCATCATCGCGATCCCGTTCGACGAGGAGCACGGACACCCGTACTCCGCGCAGATGATGTTCAGCCCCGTCTCGCCGGCGCCGCTGCCGGAGGGCAGCCGGTTCCGCGACAACCCGGCGGGCTACGTCGGCATGGGCTGGGGCATCCGCAAGCGGCCCCGGCCGGAGGACCGGCTCACGTTCGAGGACGACGCGCCCGACGAGAACGGCCTGCCCGGCATCCGCATCGCCTACGAGCTCACCGACCTGGAGGAGGCGGACTTCGAGCGGGCCCGCAAGCACCAGGCCCGCGCCGCCGCCGCGCTCGGCGAGTTCGTCGACGGGATGCCCAAGGTCATGCCGGCCGGCAGCTCGCTGCACTACATGGGGACCGTCCGCATGGGCGAGACCGACGACGGCACCAGCGTGTGCGACCCGTGGTCGCGGGTGTGGGGCGTGCCCGGCCTCGTGCTCGCCGGCAACGGCCTGATCCCGACCGCCAACTCGATGAACCCGACCCTCACCAGCGTCGCCCTCGCCGTGCGCGGGGCCACGGCGCTGGCCACCGGACTCCGCGAAGGAGCATGA
- a CDS encoding GMC oxidoreductase yields the protein MSGSYDVVVVGSGPVGTAVARELSDAGSGLRVLVLEAGEALGDTAGGHVKNIADVDERDRLLAGLATGPAPLPGGTPARPGTALIGAASMPNAAMSTNVGGMGAHWTAACPRPVDDEVPDCVEPAVLDEALARAEELLAVTTHAFDRAPLTGAVQRVLGELFDRPHRRPVGAMPVAVTVGEDGALHWTGPAIIAGDLWQRPGVELRTGTLARRLLLDGDRVTGVEVVDLASGERSEVGARAVVVAADAWRTPQLLWASGVRPEALGRYLTEHPQIMAASVLDERYVPEDAPVDTALPVTAAAAPGGGAIVPVSGVSWVPYAADRPFHGQVMQMDASPVPLDPGVTVRPGQVVGLGWFCRKELSPDNRVWFDDDATDAHGLPAIRVDYALSAADTASIEAAKTEIAEAARALGRPLGDPFVMPPGSSLHYLGTTRMGRADDGTSVCDPTGRVWGTENLYVGGNNVIPTATACNPTLTAVALGVLTARSLAASLAATPVAEEAHA from the coding sequence GTGAGCGGGTCGTACGACGTCGTCGTCGTCGGCTCCGGCCCGGTGGGGACGGCGGTCGCGCGCGAGCTGTCCGACGCCGGCAGCGGCCTGCGGGTGCTGGTGCTCGAGGCCGGTGAGGCCCTCGGCGACACCGCCGGCGGGCACGTGAAGAACATCGCCGACGTCGACGAGCGCGACCGGCTGCTCGCCGGTCTCGCCACCGGACCGGCGCCGCTGCCCGGCGGCACGCCGGCCCGTCCGGGCACCGCGCTGATCGGCGCCGCGTCGATGCCCAACGCGGCCATGTCGACGAACGTCGGCGGGATGGGCGCGCACTGGACCGCGGCCTGCCCGCGCCCGGTCGACGACGAGGTGCCCGACTGCGTCGAGCCCGCCGTCCTCGACGAGGCGCTCGCGCGGGCCGAGGAGCTGCTGGCGGTGACCACGCACGCCTTCGACCGGGCGCCGCTGACCGGCGCGGTGCAGCGGGTGCTCGGCGAGCTGTTCGACCGGCCGCACCGCCGGCCGGTGGGCGCGATGCCGGTCGCCGTGACCGTGGGGGAGGACGGCGCCCTGCACTGGACCGGGCCCGCGATCATCGCGGGCGACCTGTGGCAGCGGCCCGGCGTGGAGCTGCGCACCGGGACGCTGGCGCGGCGGCTCCTGCTCGACGGCGACCGGGTGACCGGGGTCGAGGTGGTCGACCTGGCCTCGGGGGAGCGGTCGGAGGTCGGCGCCCGCGCGGTGGTGGTGGCCGCCGACGCCTGGCGGACCCCCCAGCTGCTGTGGGCCTCGGGTGTGCGACCCGAGGCGCTCGGCCGGTACCTGACCGAGCACCCGCAGATCATGGCGGCGTCGGTGCTGGACGAGCGGTACGTCCCGGAGGACGCCCCCGTGGACACCGCCCTCCCGGTGACCGCCGCGGCCGCACCCGGCGGCGGGGCGATCGTCCCCGTCTCCGGCGTCTCCTGGGTGCCCTACGCCGCCGACCGGCCCTTCCACGGCCAGGTCATGCAGATGGACGCCTCGCCGGTGCCCCTGGACCCCGGCGTGACCGTGCGGCCGGGGCAGGTCGTCGGCCTCGGCTGGTTCTGCAGGAAGGAGCTGTCGCCGGACAACCGGGTCTGGTTCGACGACGACGCCACCGACGCCCACGGCCTGCCGGCCATCCGGGTCGACTACGCCCTGAGCGCCGCCGACACGGCGTCGATCGAGGCGGCCAAGACCGAGATCGCGGAGGCGGCCCGGGCGCTGGGCCGGCCGCTCGGCGACCCGTTCGTCATGCCGCCCGGCAGCTCGCTGCACTACCTCGGCACGACCCGGATGGGCAGGGCCGACGACGGCACGAGCGTCTGCGACCCGACCGGCCGGGTGTGGGGCACCGAGAACCTGTACGTCGGCGGCAACAACGTCATCCCGACCGCGACCGCCTGCAACCCCACCCTGACCGCCGTCGCGCTCGGCGTCCTCACCGCCCGGTCCCTGGCCGCCTCGCTGGCCGCCACCCCCGTCGCCGAGGAGGCGCACGCATGA
- a CDS encoding sugar phosphate isomerase/epimerase family protein, giving the protein MTDTAPGLPRLGTTLFSLSLEQRKPGRDFASLVAEVAARDLGPGLEMVAFQSLRGWPRLDDAAVREVRGVIESSGLTPSCLAINNDLGLYPGRLLTDDESYEYVAVQVRGAAALGFPVTRVGVETSPAILERLLPLAEELGVGIGVEIHAPLTVEAPPVAALKELFVRLDTPWLGFIPDMSSSMRAIPEAVDDAHRAAGISPELTAMTKQLWAEPGPTVAKFPELERRAAEAGASPAQVGNLKMLFTMHGKMEPERWADFFPHVVHVHGKFYGIVEGPDGLTDPSIDWPTVARVLVEQRYTGFVSSEYEAHAYSDRHDAFDQVRAQHDMLRRLLEAEASVVAR; this is encoded by the coding sequence ATGACCGACACCGCGCCCGGCCTGCCGCGCCTGGGCACCACCCTGTTCAGCCTCTCCCTGGAGCAGCGCAAGCCCGGCCGCGACTTCGCCTCGCTGGTGGCCGAGGTGGCGGCGCGCGACCTGGGCCCCGGCCTGGAGATGGTCGCCTTCCAGAGCCTGCGCGGCTGGCCGCGGCTGGACGACGCCGCCGTCCGCGAGGTCCGCGGCGTGATCGAGTCCTCCGGCCTCACCCCCTCCTGCCTGGCCATCAACAACGACCTCGGGCTCTACCCGGGCCGGCTGCTGACCGACGACGAGTCCTACGAGTACGTGGCCGTCCAGGTCCGCGGGGCCGCGGCGCTGGGCTTCCCCGTCACCCGGGTGGGCGTCGAGACGAGCCCGGCGATCCTGGAGCGGCTCCTGCCCCTGGCCGAGGAGCTCGGCGTGGGCATCGGCGTCGAGATCCACGCGCCGCTGACCGTCGAGGCGCCGCCGGTGGCCGCGCTCAAGGAGCTCTTCGTCCGGCTGGACACCCCGTGGCTGGGGTTCATCCCCGACATGAGCTCCAGCATGCGGGCCATCCCGGAGGCCGTCGACGACGCCCACCGCGCCGCCGGCATCTCGCCGGAGCTGACGGCCATGACCAAGCAGCTGTGGGCCGAGCCCGGCCCGACCGTGGCCAAGTTCCCCGAGCTGGAGCGGCGGGCCGCCGAGGCGGGCGCGAGCCCGGCGCAGGTCGGCAACCTCAAGATGCTCTTCACGATGCACGGGAAGATGGAGCCCGAGCGCTGGGCCGACTTCTTCCCCCACGTGGTGCACGTGCACGGCAAGTTCTACGGGATCGTGGAGGGGCCCGACGGTCTCACCGACCCGTCCATCGACTGGCCGACGGTCGCCCGCGTGCTGGTCGAGCAGCGCTACACCGGCTTCGTCTCCAGCGAGTACGAGGCGCACGCGTACAGCGACCGCCACGACGCCTTCGACCAGGTCCGCGCCCAGCACGACATGCTCAGGCGGCTGCTCGAGGCCGAGGCCTCGGTGGTGGCCCGGTGA
- a CDS encoding C-glycoside deglycosidase beta subunit domain-containing protein has product MGPLDDQVVRADSLTATPDGLDIAVYSHWYRALPLPSLARVDLTVDGQRIEPSSLSVTVNGQRHPFAALAEKGDEYWFTTDPVVLHVPVETAPGREHRVRLLLGLSIPYILTGPDRVPLVAPSLTDKTLTAAGA; this is encoded by the coding sequence ATGGGACCCCTCGACGACCAGGTGGTGCGCGCCGACTCGCTCACCGCCACGCCCGACGGCCTGGACATCGCCGTCTACTCGCACTGGTACCGGGCACTGCCGCTGCCCTCGCTGGCCCGCGTCGACCTGACCGTGGACGGGCAGCGCATCGAGCCCTCCTCGCTGTCGGTCACCGTGAACGGGCAGCGCCACCCCTTCGCCGCGCTGGCGGAGAAGGGCGACGAGTACTGGTTCACCACCGACCCGGTCGTGCTGCACGTGCCCGTGGAGACCGCCCCCGGGCGCGAGCACCGCGTGCGGCTGCTCCTCGGGCTGTCGATCCCGTACATCCTCACCGGCCCGGACCGGGTGCCCCTGGTGGCGCCCAGCCTCACCGACAAGACCCTCACCGCGGCGGGAGCCTGA
- a CDS encoding C-glycoside deglycosidase beta subunit domain-containing protein, giving the protein MFDRYIVCEEGFRALDDGRTGGVVEVRMPYYRGLALSMVEAVDLVLDGRPVPAGRTTFTVHGNTYRFDQLPRTTDDRWEMGERAQLAFETDEPLAPGEHEVAVAVRLRISYMPVPGGGRDAKRLTLAAQEI; this is encoded by the coding sequence ATGTTCGACAGGTACATCGTCTGCGAGGAGGGCTTCCGGGCCCTCGACGACGGCCGCACCGGCGGCGTCGTGGAGGTGCGGATGCCCTACTACCGGGGCCTGGCGCTGTCGATGGTCGAGGCCGTCGACCTCGTCCTCGACGGCCGGCCCGTGCCGGCCGGGCGCACCACGTTCACGGTGCACGGCAACACCTACCGCTTCGACCAGCTGCCGCGCACCACCGACGACCGCTGGGAGATGGGGGAGCGGGCGCAGCTCGCCTTCGAGACCGACGAGCCGCTGGCACCCGGCGAGCACGAGGTGGCCGTCGCCGTCCGGCTGCGGATCTCGTACATGCCCGTGCCCGGCGGCGGCCGGGACGCCAAGCGCCTGACCCTCGCTGCCCAGGAGATCTGA
- a CDS encoding sugar phosphate isomerase/epimerase family protein, which yields MTTPAHQIKRGVSLYSFQEEYFLRTMSVEDCIRVAGEIGARGIEIIPEQMIPGFPQVTDEFVEQWSAWMERYGTTPVATDLFLDTKLHPDRWLTREEQVASVCRDVDVAVRLGATIVRAIINTPPEVMEEAAPYAEEKGVRLLLEVHAPFHYGHPWILEHLEVMYRTGSPALGLMPDMGTYVERFPRVVSERALRDGAKPELVDLITRTYDDHGDTHALMDVVNYRGGGPVDFGLARQATHYIWSDPKAMLEHMPLIGHIQAKFYEMTPDEVEYSIPYDRIVPVLVEGGFDGHLSSEYEGNRHVQDAFPVDSVEQVRRQHAMFARLLGEPTGEDA from the coding sequence GTGACCACGCCGGCACACCAGATCAAGCGGGGCGTCAGCCTCTACTCGTTCCAGGAGGAGTACTTCCTCCGCACGATGTCCGTCGAGGACTGCATCCGCGTCGCCGGCGAGATCGGCGCACGGGGCATCGAGATCATCCCCGAGCAGATGATCCCGGGGTTCCCGCAGGTCACCGACGAGTTCGTCGAGCAGTGGTCGGCGTGGATGGAGCGGTACGGGACGACGCCGGTCGCGACCGACCTCTTCCTCGACACCAAGCTGCACCCCGACCGGTGGCTGACGCGCGAGGAGCAGGTCGCCTCCGTCTGCCGGGACGTCGACGTCGCCGTCCGGCTGGGCGCGACCATCGTGCGGGCGATCATCAACACCCCTCCGGAGGTCATGGAGGAGGCGGCGCCCTACGCCGAGGAGAAGGGCGTCCGGCTGCTGCTGGAGGTGCATGCGCCCTTCCACTACGGGCACCCCTGGATCCTCGAGCACCTCGAGGTCATGTACCGCACCGGGTCGCCCGCGCTGGGCCTGATGCCCGACATGGGCACCTACGTCGAGCGCTTCCCGCGGGTGGTCTCCGAGCGGGCGCTGCGCGACGGCGCCAAGCCCGAGCTGGTCGACCTGATCACCAGGACCTACGACGACCACGGCGACACCCACGCCCTCATGGACGTCGTCAACTACCGCGGCGGCGGCCCGGTCGACTTCGGCCTGGCCCGCCAGGCGACGCACTACATCTGGTCCGACCCCAAGGCGATGCTCGAGCACATGCCCCTGATCGGGCACATCCAGGCGAAGTTCTACGAGATGACCCCGGACGAGGTCGAGTACTCGATCCCCTACGACCGGATCGTCCCGGTGCTGGTCGAGGGCGGCTTCGACGGCCACCTGTCCAGCGAGTACGAGGGCAACCGCCACGTCCAGGACGCCTTCCCCGTGGACAGCGTCGAGCAGGTCCGCCGCCAGCACGCCATGTTCGCCCGCCTGCTCGGCGAGCCCACCGGAGAGGACGCCTGA